CTCACGCTCGGGAACGCGGATTTCCATCCCCCGCTCCCCCTTGAAGCGCCCCACCTCCTGGCAAACCCGGAGGCGCTCGGCGATCAAACGGACCAGTTCGGCATCGCATTCGTCAATCCGGCGCCGAAGCCCGGAAAGTTCCTCGGTCATTCAATCCCTCCCGGAGCCGGACCGGCGCCCGCCCCGTGCTGGTTTTCTTTAGCGGGCATTATACATGGCGGCAGCGCTTTTCGCTTTCCGGCGAGTAACACTGGGCTTGTCTTGCGAAAAGGACACTACCGGGCCCAGATCGGGACCACCCCCGCCGTGATTCCAAAAACCGCAAAAGCCACCAGATACATCAACGCCGTGACGAGAATGACCCCCACCAAATTCATCGCCAGCCCCGCCCGGGCCATCTGCGGGATGGTCAACATCTTGCTTCCGAAAACGATAGCGTTCGGGGGCGTCGCCACAGGGAGCATGAAAGCGCACGAAGCCGCCAGCGTCGCCGGAATCATCAGCAAAAACGGATGTGTCCCGAGCCCGACCGCCGTCGCCGCAAGAATGGGCATCATCATCGTCGTGGTGGCTGTATTGGATGTCACCTCAGTCAAAAACGTCATCAAAA
This region of bacterium genomic DNA includes:
- a CDS encoding chorismate mutase, which gives rise to MTEELSGLRRRIDECDAELVRLIAERLRVCQEVGRFKGERGMEIRVPEREGEVISRVLKLNDGPCPPETLEKIFRLLIEAAVRLEAPEAPAPPKD